A single Candidatus Krumholzibacteriia bacterium DNA region contains:
- the plsX gene encoding phosphate acyltransferase PlsX, which translates to MRVAVDAMGGDKGPRVVVAGAIDAALARPGEIRLILVGREEQLRPLVGGLDASLVEIVHASESIDMHESPANAIRKKKDASISVALRLIREGRADAMVSAGNTGAVVASALLTIGRLHGVSRPAISTLWPNKRKGAVVLDVGANHECTPKNLLQFAVMGSVYSEMSVGVKNPRVGLLNIGEERSKGNELVRDSYALLEADPRINFVGNVEGRDVFDGAADVVVCDGFVGNVILKFSESIYSFLSHLVRDEIRRGLLAKAGALLMKPAFSSVRSRLDYAEYGGAPLLGVKGVVIISHGKSSRRAIKNALLAAARSVNADVNRHIEERFASQSERVASVS; encoded by the coding sequence GTGCGCGTCGCGGTTGACGCGATGGGTGGCGACAAGGGCCCCAGGGTCGTCGTTGCCGGCGCGATCGACGCCGCGCTCGCGCGCCCCGGGGAGATTCGCCTCATCCTCGTCGGCCGGGAAGAGCAGCTCCGACCGCTGGTGGGGGGGCTGGACGCCTCGCTGGTGGAGATCGTGCATGCGTCCGAGAGCATCGACATGCACGAGTCGCCCGCCAACGCGATCCGCAAGAAGAAGGATGCATCCATCAGCGTCGCCCTGCGCCTGATTCGCGAGGGCCGCGCGGATGCCATGGTGAGCGCGGGCAACACCGGTGCGGTGGTGGCCAGTGCGCTTCTCACCATCGGCCGTCTGCACGGGGTTTCCCGCCCCGCCATTTCCACCCTGTGGCCCAACAAGCGCAAGGGCGCCGTGGTGCTGGACGTCGGCGCCAACCACGAATGCACGCCCAAGAATCTGCTCCAGTTTGCGGTGATGGGCTCGGTGTACTCCGAGATGAGCGTCGGGGTGAAGAACCCTCGCGTGGGACTGCTCAACATCGGCGAGGAGCGCAGCAAGGGAAACGAACTGGTGCGCGACTCGTACGCATTGCTGGAGGCGGATCCGCGCATCAACTTCGTGGGCAACGTGGAGGGGCGCGACGTGTTCGACGGCGCCGCCGACGTGGTGGTATGTGACGGATTCGTCGGCAACGTGATCCTCAAGTTCTCCGAAAGCATCTACTCGTTCCTGTCGCACCTGGTGCGCGACGAGATTCGGCGCGGGTTGCTGGCCAAGGCCGGCGCGCTGCTGATGAAGCCTGCGTTTTCGTCGGTGCGCTCCCGGCTCGACTACGCCGAGTACGGCGGGGCCCCGCTGCTGGGAGTGAAGGGGGTCGTGATCATCTCGCACGGCAAGAGTTCGCGCCGTGCCATCAAAAACGCCCTGCTGGCCGCGGCCCGTTCGGTCAACGCGGACGTCAACCGTCACATCGAGGAGCGCTTTGCTTCTCAGTCGGAGCGTGTGGCCAGTGTCTCTTAG
- a CDS encoding cyclic 2,3-diphosphoglycerate synthase, with product MARTRIVILGAAGRDFHNFNVLYRNHPDIEVVAFTATQIPHIDGRAYPPELAGADYPGGIPIIPETELRELLQREELDAAVFSYSDVPYDYVMRRSALVNAYGADFVLLAPRRTMLPSVKPVIAVSAVRTGSGKSQTTRKIAELMRERGYRVVVVRHPMPYGDLAAQAVQRFGSYEDMETQNCTIEEREEYEHHVAAGSIVYAGVDYASILKEAEKEADVVLWDGGNNDVPFYRPSLWVTVADPHRPGHEIKYYPGEINVHRADVVVMNKMDSADPKAVEQVLANVRALNAAATIVKAKSPVKVVGDAGIMRGKRVLCVEDGPTVTHGEMRLGAAVVAAQANGAAEIVDPRPWVVGEIKETFEKYPHIGPLLPAMGYGDEQIADLEKTINAIPCDVVLIGTPIDLTRLVKIEKPCLRVTYSLEEIGTPTLASIIDDFVARHPRSAGDA from the coding sequence ATGGCACGAACACGCATCGTCATCCTGGGCGCCGCCGGGCGCGACTTCCACAACTTCAACGTCCTCTACCGCAATCACCCCGACATCGAGGTGGTGGCGTTCACCGCGACCCAGATTCCACACATCGACGGCCGGGCATACCCGCCCGAGCTTGCCGGTGCGGACTATCCGGGCGGAATTCCCATCATCCCGGAGACGGAACTGCGCGAACTCCTGCAGCGCGAAGAACTGGACGCGGCCGTCTTCTCATACAGCGACGTTCCTTACGACTACGTGATGCGCCGTTCCGCGCTGGTGAATGCGTACGGGGCGGACTTCGTTCTGCTGGCGCCGCGGCGGACCATGCTGCCCAGCGTGAAGCCGGTGATAGCGGTGAGCGCCGTGCGCACCGGCAGTGGCAAGAGCCAGACCACGCGCAAGATCGCCGAGCTCATGCGCGAGCGCGGCTACCGCGTGGTGGTGGTGCGGCACCCGATGCCGTACGGCGATCTCGCCGCGCAGGCCGTGCAGCGCTTCGGTTCCTATGAAGACATGGAGACGCAAAACTGCACTATCGAGGAGCGCGAGGAGTACGAGCACCACGTGGCGGCGGGCAGTATCGTGTACGCCGGTGTCGACTACGCCTCCATCCTCAAGGAGGCCGAGAAGGAGGCGGACGTGGTGCTGTGGGACGGTGGCAACAACGACGTACCCTTCTACCGCCCGTCGCTGTGGGTGACGGTGGCGGACCCGCACCGACCCGGACACGAGATCAAGTACTACCCGGGCGAGATCAACGTGCACCGGGCCGACGTGGTGGTCATGAACAAGATGGACTCGGCGGATCCGAAGGCGGTGGAGCAGGTGCTGGCCAACGTGCGCGCACTCAATGCCGCCGCAACCATCGTGAAGGCGAAGTCGCCGGTGAAGGTGGTGGGCGACGCGGGAATCATGCGCGGCAAGCGCGTGCTGTGCGTCGAAGACGGCCCCACGGTGACGCACGGAGAGATGCGCCTGGGGGCGGCGGTGGTGGCGGCGCAGGCGAATGGTGCTGCGGAGATCGTCGACCCGCGACCGTGGGTGGTGGGCGAGATCAAGGAGACCTTCGAGAAGTACCCGCACATCGGGCCGCTGCTGCCCGCCATGGGATACGGCGACGAACAGATCGCCGACCTGGAGAAGACCATCAACGCGATTCCCTGTGACGTCGTTCTCATTGGCACGCCCATCGACCTCACCCGCCTGGTGAAGATCGAGAAGCCGTGCCTGCGCGTGACGTACTCACTGGAGGAAATCGGAACGCCGACGCTCGCGAGCATCATCGATGACTTCGTGGCGCGGCACCCGCGCAGCGCGGGAGACGCCTGA
- a CDS encoding ketoacyl-ACP synthase III, producing MSLRSSRIIGTGHYVPDRVLTNFDLEKMVETSDEWITTRTGIATRRIAAPGQACSDLALAAAERALEMAGVKAADLDGVLVGTISGDMQFPATAVLIQDRLGAVNAAAMDVSAACSGFIYGVNLAHGMIASGQMDRVLVVGAEVLSKFVDWTDRSTCVLFGDGAGAVVMEPCPMGEGLLATYMKSDGSLAELLCIPGGGSRMPFNPDAMMERQQYIKMKGDGVFKWAVRAMTDAARIVMDDAGKTIEDLALVIPHQANIRIIDAVVERMEVPAEKVVVNLDRLGNTSSATIPIAYDEVVREGRLKPGDLVVFTGFGGGFTWGSILLRHAIA from the coding sequence GTGTCTCTTAGATCGTCGCGTATCATCGGTACCGGGCACTACGTCCCCGACCGCGTCCTCACCAACTTCGATCTCGAGAAGATGGTGGAGACCTCGGACGAGTGGATCACCACGCGCACGGGGATTGCCACGCGCCGCATCGCGGCGCCCGGGCAGGCGTGCTCGGACCTGGCCCTGGCCGCGGCGGAGCGCGCGCTGGAAATGGCGGGCGTGAAGGCCGCGGATCTGGACGGCGTACTGGTGGGCACCATCAGCGGAGACATGCAGTTTCCGGCCACCGCCGTCCTCATCCAGGACCGCCTGGGCGCGGTGAACGCGGCCGCCATGGACGTGAGTGCGGCGTGCAGCGGATTCATCTACGGGGTGAACCTGGCCCACGGGATGATCGCGTCGGGACAGATGGACCGGGTGCTGGTGGTGGGTGCGGAGGTACTGAGCAAGTTCGTGGACTGGACGGACCGTTCCACCTGCGTGCTCTTCGGTGACGGCGCGGGCGCGGTGGTCATGGAACCGTGCCCGATGGGAGAGGGTTTGCTTGCCACCTACATGAAGAGCGACGGGTCGCTGGCGGAGCTCCTGTGCATCCCCGGTGGTGGCTCGCGCATGCCGTTCAACCCCGACGCGATGATGGAGCGCCAGCAGTACATCAAAATGAAGGGTGACGGCGTTTTCAAGTGGGCCGTGCGTGCCATGACGGACGCCGCACGCATCGTGATGGACGACGCCGGCAAGACCATCGAAGACCTGGCGCTGGTCATTCCGCACCAGGCCAACATACGCATCATCGACGCCGTGGTGGAGCGCATGGAGGTGCCGGCCGAGAAGGTGGTCGTCAACCTCGATCGCCTGGGCAACACGTCGTCGGCCACCATTCCCATCGCCTACGATGAAGTCGTGCGTGAGGGACGCCTCAAGCCGGGGGACCTGGTGGTCTTCACCGGCTTCGGTGGCGGGTTCACCTGGGGATCGATTCTGCTGCGTCACGCGATTGCCTGA
- a CDS encoding DUF177 domain-containing protein, with translation MIIDLRELVHLRGDIEGDVVTRVDDPVAGELIVPCHVTVDYRQSQGTFYLHGSVDADVGTVCHRCLEPVTSRVSGVFDVIVRRGVAEGGGGDDMIILASHEYEVPLEPLVHEAVVVSVPMVVACRDDCKGLCPGCGTNLNAGSCTCKDKGDSRWDALRDVKLD, from the coding sequence ATGATCATCGACCTGCGCGAGTTGGTGCACCTCCGTGGCGATATCGAAGGAGACGTGGTCACCCGCGTCGACGATCCGGTTGCCGGAGAACTGATTGTGCCTTGCCATGTCACGGTGGACTACCGCCAGTCGCAGGGTACCTTTTATCTGCATGGCTCGGTGGACGCGGACGTCGGGACGGTTTGTCATCGGTGCCTGGAGCCGGTGACGAGCCGGGTGAGCGGCGTCTTCGACGTCATTGTGCGTCGCGGGGTGGCCGAAGGTGGTGGGGGTGATGACATGATCATCCTCGCTTCCCACGAGTACGAGGTGCCGCTGGAACCGCTGGTCCATGAAGCGGTGGTGGTGAGCGTACCCATGGTCGTGGCATGCCGCGACGACTGCAAGGGGTTGTGTCCGGGGTGCGGCACCAATCTGAACGCGGGTTCCTGTACCTGCAAGGACAAGGGAGATTCGCGCTGGGATGCCCTGCGCGACGTGAAGTTGGACTGA
- the fabD gene encoding ACP S-malonyltransferase, whose amino-acid sequence MPERTGGKNDMQVGMLFPGQGSQFVGMGKDYYDTFAEARDVYREANEALGFDITGLSFSGDMEELTRTKNAQPAILLHSMVILRVLETRGVHPGMVAGHSLGEFSALVAAGVFRPTDALKVVRRRGELMYDAGVKRPGTMAAIIGMDEPGVEACVRDAGGTVVVANYNSPGQYAISGDVDAVDRACALCKERGAKRALKLPVSGAFHSPLMEPAVSEFRDFLATFPAGELRVPWVANVTGDVVTDSDAVQDLLSRQLSSPVQWTRSMRVFAERGPATIYEVGPGAVLAGLMKRIVNGCGVVSLSSVETIPAGA is encoded by the coding sequence TTGCCTGAACGAACGGGAGGGAAGAACGACATGCAGGTGGGCATGCTGTTTCCGGGACAGGGATCCCAGTTCGTCGGAATGGGCAAGGACTACTACGACACCTTCGCCGAGGCGCGGGACGTGTACCGCGAGGCCAACGAGGCGCTCGGCTTTGACATCACCGGACTCTCCTTTTCCGGCGACATGGAGGAATTGACGCGGACCAAGAACGCGCAGCCCGCCATCCTCCTGCACAGTATGGTGATACTGCGCGTGCTGGAGACGCGCGGCGTTCATCCCGGCATGGTGGCGGGGCACAGCCTGGGAGAGTTCTCCGCGCTGGTGGCGGCCGGTGTCTTTCGTCCCACGGACGCGCTGAAAGTCGTGCGCCGCCGTGGCGAACTCATGTACGACGCGGGCGTCAAGCGCCCCGGAACCATGGCCGCTATTATCGGTATGGACGAACCGGGGGTGGAGGCATGCGTGCGCGACGCGGGCGGGACGGTGGTCGTCGCCAACTACAATTCGCCGGGGCAGTACGCCATCTCCGGCGACGTGGACGCGGTCGATCGCGCCTGCGCGCTGTGCAAGGAGCGCGGTGCCAAGCGGGCGCTCAAGCTCCCGGTGAGCGGCGCGTTTCATTCCCCGCTCATGGAACCGGCGGTGTCCGAGTTCCGCGACTTCCTGGCGACGTTTCCCGCGGGCGAATTGCGCGTGCCGTGGGTGGCCAACGTGACCGGTGACGTGGTCACGGATTCGGACGCGGTGCAGGACCTGCTGTCGCGACAGCTGTCGTCCCCCGTGCAGTGGACCCGCAGCATGCGCGTGTTCGCCGAGCGTGGTCCCGCGACCATCTATGAGGTGGGGCCGGGCGCGGTGCTGGCCGGATTGATGAAGCGGATCGTCAACGGATGCGGGGTGGTGTCGCTCTCCAGCGTGGAGACCATCCCTGCCGGCGCGTAA
- the acpP gene encoding acyl carrier protein: MSDIEAKVKKIIEEKLSVNADQITNDARFAEDLKADSLDTVELVMALEDEFGLDIPDEEAEKIKTVQNAIDYITSKAG; the protein is encoded by the coding sequence ATGTCGGATATCGAAGCGAAAGTTAAGAAGATCATCGAAGAGAAGCTTTCCGTGAACGCGGATCAGATTACCAATGACGCCCGCTTTGCGGAGGATCTGAAGGCGGATTCGCTGGACACGGTTGAGCTGGTCATGGCGCTCGAGGACGAGTTCGGTCTCGACATCCCCGACGAGGAGGCCGAGAAGATCAAGACGGTCCAGAACGCCATCGACTACATCACGTCCAAGGCCGGTTGA
- the fabF gene encoding beta-ketoacyl-ACP synthase II, with protein MNEQRSRRVVITGVGLVTGCGNTTADTWTAVTTGRSGVAAIERFDASAYPTRIAAEVRHFEPAEYIDAKDSRRTDRVVHLAAAAMREAVAGIDFDRLDRDRIGVVIGSGIGGINTFEQQHAIMLARGPGKVSPFFIPMMISDMTSGYVSMALNLRGPNYTTVSACASGGNAIADAFMLIRSGLADGVVTGGSEAAITPMSFAGFCSARAMSRRNDDPQGASRPFDAQRDGFVMGEGAGILMVEELEHARRRGATILAEIVGIGLTGDAFHMTSPAPNGEGAVRAMRMALDVAGMEPSAVDYVNAHGTSTELNDASETAAIKQVFGDHARRLMVSSTKSMVGHQLGAAAAVEIILCALAIRDGIVPPTINQETPDPACDLDYVPNAARRQRIDSALSNSFGFGGHNVSLIIRRFSDG; from the coding sequence ATGAACGAGCAACGATCCAGGAGAGTCGTGATCACCGGGGTCGGCCTCGTGACCGGGTGTGGTAACACCACCGCGGACACGTGGACCGCCGTAACCACCGGACGCAGCGGAGTCGCCGCCATCGAGCGCTTCGATGCGTCGGCCTATCCCACCCGGATAGCGGCGGAGGTGCGGCACTTCGAGCCCGCGGAGTACATCGATGCCAAGGACTCCCGGCGCACGGACCGCGTGGTGCACCTGGCCGCGGCGGCCATGCGCGAGGCGGTTGCCGGGATCGACTTCGACCGGCTCGACCGCGACCGCATCGGCGTGGTGATCGGCTCCGGCATCGGTGGTATCAACACCTTCGAGCAGCAGCACGCCATCATGCTTGCGCGCGGTCCGGGCAAGGTGAGCCCGTTCTTCATCCCCATGATGATCTCGGACATGACCTCGGGTTATGTGTCGATGGCGCTCAACCTGCGCGGACCCAACTACACCACCGTTTCCGCCTGTGCCTCGGGCGGCAACGCCATTGCGGATGCCTTCATGCTCATCCGTTCCGGGCTGGCCGACGGTGTGGTCACCGGCGGATCGGAGGCGGCCATCACCCCCATGTCGTTCGCCGGGTTCTGCTCGGCGCGGGCCATGTCGCGTCGCAACGACGACCCCCAGGGCGCTTCGCGCCCCTTCGACGCGCAGCGGGATGGTTTCGTGATGGGGGAAGGCGCCGGCATCCTGATGGTGGAGGAGCTGGAGCACGCGCGACGGCGCGGTGCAACCATCCTCGCGGAGATCGTTGGCATCGGGCTCACCGGGGATGCCTTCCACATGACCTCGCCAGCGCCCAACGGTGAGGGTGCGGTGCGCGCCATGCGCATGGCGCTGGATGTGGCCGGCATGGAGCCCTCGGCCGTGGACTATGTCAACGCGCATGGCACCAGTACCGAGCTCAACGACGCCAGTGAAACCGCGGCCATCAAGCAGGTCTTTGGCGATCACGCGCGCCGCTTGATGGTCAGCTCCACCAAGTCCATGGTGGGTCACCAGCTGGGTGCGGCCGCGGCGGTTGAGATCATCCTGTGCGCCCTCGCCATCCGCGACGGCATCGTCCCTCCCACCATCAACCAGGAAACGCCCGACCCCGCGTGCGACCTCGACTACGTTCCCAACGCCGCGCGCCGCCAGCGCATCGACAGCGCGCTGTCGAATTCATTCGGTTTCGGCGGGCACAACGTATCCCTCATCATACGTCGATTCAGCGACGGCTAG
- a CDS encoding adenylyltransferase/cytidyltransferase family protein translates to MSAAGGDVAARSVIPRERLEQVARAWRDAGRQVVFTNGCFDLLHPGHLALLEASAAEGDVLLVAINGDASVTRLKGPGRPIYPAAERAELLLALRWVDAVTVFEEDTPRETIEMVRPQVLVKGAEYGAGAIVGEDLVVGGGGRVVRFAMKPGYSTSAVVSKMKERGSSAK, encoded by the coding sequence ATGAGCGCGGCGGGGGGCGATGTGGCTGCGCGCTCGGTGATTCCGCGCGAGCGCCTGGAGCAGGTGGCGCGCGCGTGGCGCGACGCCGGCCGGCAGGTGGTCTTCACCAACGGGTGCTTCGACCTGCTGCACCCCGGCCACCTGGCGCTGCTCGAGGCGTCCGCCGCCGAGGGCGACGTCCTGCTGGTGGCGATCAACGGCGACGCGTCGGTGACGCGTCTCAAGGGGCCGGGGCGCCCCATCTATCCGGCCGCCGAGCGCGCAGAGCTGCTGCTCGCGCTGCGCTGGGTGGACGCGGTGACGGTGTTCGAGGAGGACACGCCCCGCGAAACCATCGAGATGGTGAGGCCGCAGGTACTGGTGAAAGGCGCCGAGTACGGCGCGGGCGCAATCGTGGGTGAGGATCTGGTGGTCGGCGGCGGTGGGCGCGTGGTGCGCTTCGCGATGAAACCCGGGTACTCAACGTCCGCAGTCGTTTCCAAAATGAAGGAGCGCGGCTCGTCCGCGAAATAA
- the sucD gene encoding succinate--CoA ligase subunit alpha, translating to MSILIDKNTRLVVQGITGRDGSFHASQMKAYGTNLVAGVTPGKGGSKFEDTVPVFDSVHEAVAATDANTSVIYVRAPFAADAICEAADAGVKLVVCISEGVPVRDMLRVMPFLKERGVRLVGPNCPGLIAPAEKVRVGILPTNIVLPGSVGVVSRSGTLTYEVVFQLTREGIGQSTCIGIGGDPVIGTNFIDTLRMFEADPKTEAVVMIGEIGGSDEEEAAAFIKANMKKPVVSFIAGQTAPPGKRMGHAGAIVTGGSGTAAEKVAALGAAGVPVARVPSQITGLVKAAVPALKRGA from the coding sequence GTGAGCATCCTGATCGACAAGAATACGCGCCTGGTGGTGCAGGGAATCACCGGCCGGGACGGTTCGTTCCACGCGTCGCAGATGAAGGCGTACGGCACCAACCTGGTGGCCGGGGTGACCCCGGGCAAGGGTGGAAGCAAGTTCGAGGACACCGTTCCGGTTTTCGATTCCGTGCACGAAGCCGTTGCCGCCACCGACGCCAACACCTCGGTGATCTACGTGCGCGCGCCCTTTGCCGCGGACGCCATCTGCGAAGCGGCCGACGCCGGGGTGAAGCTGGTGGTGTGCATCAGCGAGGGCGTGCCGGTGCGCGACATGCTGCGGGTGATGCCGTTTCTGAAGGAGCGCGGCGTGCGCCTGGTGGGTCCCAACTGCCCCGGCCTGATTGCTCCGGCGGAGAAGGTGCGGGTGGGGATTCTGCCCACCAACATCGTACTCCCGGGCTCGGTGGGAGTTGTGTCGCGCAGTGGAACGCTCACCTACGAGGTGGTGTTCCAGCTGACCCGCGAGGGCATCGGCCAGTCTACCTGCATCGGCATCGGGGGCGACCCGGTGATTGGCACCAACTTCATCGACACCCTGCGCATGTTCGAAGCGGATCCGAAGACTGAGGCGGTGGTGATGATCGGCGAGATCGGTGGTTCCGACGAGGAGGAGGCCGCTGCGTTCATCAAGGCGAACATGAAGAAACCGGTGGTGTCGTTCATCGCCGGGCAGACCGCGCCTCCGGGAAAGCGCATGGGACATGCGGGTGCCATCGTGACCGGCGGATCGGGTACCGCGGCCGAGAAGGTCGCGGCGCTCGGCGCGGCCGGTGTGCCGGTGGCGCGGGTTCCGTCGCAGATCACCGGGCTGGTGAAGGCGGCGGTGCCGGCACTGAAGCGCGGCGCCTGA
- the rpmF gene encoding 50S ribosomal protein L32 yields MALPKRRLSKTRKRKRRTHWKLSAPGLTRCSHCNQPKTPHSVCPNCGFYAGREVVRIEEEL; encoded by the coding sequence ATGGCCCTGCCCAAGAGAAGACTATCCAAGACGCGCAAGCGGAAGCGGAGAACCCACTGGAAACTCTCCGCACCCGGCCTGACGCGTTGCAGCCACTGCAACCAGCCCAAGACGCCGCACAGCGTGTGCCCCAACTGCGGGTTCTACGCCGGGCGCGAAGTCGTTCGGATCGAAGAGGAGCTGTAA
- the sucC gene encoding ADP-forming succinate--CoA ligase subunit beta — protein sequence MKIHEYQAKELFARAGIPVPPGTVARTPAEAEKAAAAIGKPVVVKAQVLVGGRGKAGGVKLAATPAEAREKAEKILGMDIKGETVQKVLVTEAVDIDREIYVGVIMDRRTHRPLIMASAEGGVEIEVTAREKPEAIQRVTVDPLYGLHPFAARRLAAALVVDADLTRPAADIIEKLYRVYDESDASLAEINPLVVTKDRRVLAIDAKMNFDDNALYRHTDIEAMRDAEAEDEGEARARAEGLSFVRLSGNVGCIVNGAGLAMATMDLVKEFGGQPANFLDIGGSSRPEKVVTALSIILADKSVRSILFNIFGGITRCDDVARGLVTAFDKMKLDLPVVVRLTGTNEAEAREILRKVPSLHTAETMDEAVKKAIALAA from the coding sequence ATGAAGATCCACGAGTATCAGGCCAAGGAACTGTTCGCGCGCGCAGGCATTCCGGTTCCACCCGGAACCGTGGCGCGCACGCCCGCGGAGGCGGAAAAGGCGGCGGCCGCCATCGGCAAGCCCGTTGTCGTGAAGGCGCAGGTGCTGGTCGGCGGGCGCGGCAAGGCGGGTGGGGTGAAACTGGCGGCGACGCCGGCCGAGGCGCGTGAGAAGGCGGAGAAGATCCTGGGCATGGACATCAAGGGGGAGACGGTTCAGAAGGTGCTGGTCACCGAGGCGGTGGACATCGATCGCGAGATCTACGTCGGCGTCATCATGGATCGCCGCACACACCGCCCGCTGATCATGGCGTCCGCGGAGGGCGGGGTGGAGATCGAGGTCACCGCGCGCGAGAAGCCGGAGGCCATCCAGCGCGTGACGGTGGACCCGCTGTACGGGCTGCACCCGTTTGCGGCCCGGCGCCTGGCCGCGGCGCTGGTGGTCGACGCCGACCTCACGCGTCCCGCGGCGGACATCATCGAGAAACTCTACCGTGTCTACGACGAGAGCGATGCCAGCCTGGCCGAGATCAACCCGCTGGTGGTCACGAAAGACCGCCGCGTGCTGGCCATCGACGCCAAGATGAATTTCGATGACAACGCGCTCTACCGCCACACGGACATCGAGGCCATGCGCGACGCCGAAGCCGAGGACGAGGGCGAGGCACGTGCGCGCGCCGAGGGGCTCTCGTTCGTGCGCCTTTCCGGCAACGTGGGCTGCATCGTCAACGGCGCCGGCCTGGCCATGGCCACCATGGACCTGGTGAAGGAATTCGGCGGGCAACCGGCCAACTTCCTCGACATCGGCGGCAGTTCGCGTCCCGAGAAGGTGGTAACGGCGCTGTCCATCATTCTGGCGGACAAGAGCGTGCGTTCGATCCTGTTTAACATCTTCGGCGGCATCACCCGCTGCGACGACGTGGCGCGCGGTCTGGTTACCGCGTTTGACAAAATGAAACTCGACCTTCCGGTCGTGGTGCGCCTGACCGGCACCAACGAAGCCGAGGCGCGCGAGATACTGCGCAAGGTCCCGTCGCTGCACACCGCTGAAACCATGGACGAGGCCGTCAAGAAGGCCATCGCGCTCGCGGCGTGA
- the fabG gene encoding 3-oxoacyl-[acyl-carrier-protein] reductase — protein sequence MEADLNLTGKVAVVTGAARGIGHVIAGRLAGAGAAVALVDLVEDAVVGAAAEIGAGGATARGYACDVSSFEAAEAAGARILADLGRVDVLVNNAGITRDRLFVRMTPEDWSQVLAVNLTGAFNFTKVMAPVMLKQRAGSIVNIASVVGQSGNAGQANYAASKAGLIGLTKSLAREFAARGVRVNAVAPGFIRTAMTDALTEEVQAQMRQLIPLGRLGEAGDVADVVMFLVSDLANYVTGQVINCDGGMITAR from the coding sequence GTGGAGGCCGACCTGAATCTGACCGGAAAAGTCGCGGTGGTGACCGGCGCGGCCCGGGGCATCGGCCACGTGATCGCCGGCCGCCTGGCCGGTGCGGGTGCGGCGGTGGCGCTGGTGGACCTGGTGGAGGACGCGGTGGTGGGCGCGGCCGCGGAGATCGGCGCGGGGGGAGCGACCGCGCGCGGGTATGCCTGCGACGTGTCGTCGTTTGAGGCCGCGGAAGCGGCCGGGGCGCGGATCCTGGCCGATCTCGGCCGGGTCGACGTGCTGGTCAACAACGCGGGGATCACCCGCGACCGCCTCTTCGTACGCATGACACCGGAGGACTGGTCGCAGGTGCTTGCGGTGAATCTGACCGGCGCGTTCAATTTCACGAAGGTCATGGCCCCGGTGATGCTCAAGCAGCGCGCGGGCAGCATCGTGAACATCGCGTCGGTGGTGGGGCAGTCGGGCAACGCGGGTCAGGCCAACTATGCCGCCAGCAAGGCCGGCTTGATCGGCCTGACCAAGTCGCTCGCGCGGGAGTTTGCCGCCCGCGGCGTGCGTGTGAACGCGGTGGCACCCGGCTTTATTCGTACGGCAATGACGGACGCGCTGACCGAGGAAGTGCAGGCGCAGATGCGGCAGCTGATCCCGCTGGGTCGCCTGGGCGAAGCGGGAGACGTAGCCGACGTGGTGATGTTCCTGGTTTCGGACCTGGCGAACTATGTGACGGGCCAGGTCATCAACTGCGACGGTGGCATGATCACGGCGCGATGA
- the ndk gene encoding nucleoside-diphosphate kinase has product MKTLLMIKPDTVAEGRIGDIVAVVERNRFRINRMLMTRFSRERAERFYDMHRERPFFADLVGYITSGPVLAMEVEAEEAVSRIRDLIGATNPADARPGTIRAMYGKSLQNNAVHASDSPASAEKELEIAFSGA; this is encoded by the coding sequence ATGAAGACCTTGCTCATGATCAAACCGGACACGGTGGCGGAAGGGCGTATCGGCGATATTGTGGCGGTGGTGGAGCGCAACCGCTTCCGCATAAACCGCATGCTGATGACGCGTTTCAGCCGCGAGCGCGCCGAGCGCTTCTACGACATGCACCGTGAGCGCCCGTTCTTTGCCGATCTGGTCGGTTACATCACCAGCGGGCCCGTGCTTGCCATGGAAGTGGAGGCGGAGGAAGCGGTTAGCCGCATCCGCGATCTCATCGGGGCCACCAACCCGGCCGACGCCCGCCCCGGGACCATCCGCGCCATGTACGGTAAGAGCTTGCAAAATAACGCGGTACACGCTTCGGATTCGCCCGCGTCGGCGGAAAAAGAGCTTGAAATTGCCTTTTCCGGGGCATAG